A region from the Vicia villosa cultivar HV-30 ecotype Madison, WI linkage group LG3, Vvil1.0, whole genome shotgun sequence genome encodes:
- the LOC131658765 gene encoding cytochrome b561 and DOMON domain-containing protein At5g47530-like: MATIQILLLFTLIASFVNPTTSQPCNSYKFPNNLNYVTCKDLPKNNARDSSWIAWAINPNSKGMLGSQALIGYRKFDGSFKAYTSSITSYATILQESNISFPIFNLSGIYLNGSMMIFASLQLPKNVSMVNHVWQEGLVSDDGSFRSHALTGSNVQSFGTLDFKSGIVSQKIDGKLKSRTTLKNVHAILNAISWGTLMPIGVILARHLKSFEGLGSTWFHLHRACQSIALLIGTIGFGTGLYMGNHHQGLHNTPHRCVGITLMTLALVQVCVAFCLRPKNDHKYRILWNIFHLIVGYTTVVLAIWNVFKGFDILGGNFIWRNMYGAVIGCLVLVGLMLEVVTWIRLWKKNNKRTTQEIGL, encoded by the exons ATGGCTACCATTCAAATACTTCTCTTGTTCACACTTATCGCCTCATTCGTTAACCCTACAACCTCACAACCATGCAATTCATATAAATTTCCAAACAACCTTAACTATGTCACATGCAAGGATTTACCC AAAAATAATGCAAGAGATTCAAGTTGGATTGCTTGGGCCATAAACCCTAACTCAAAGGGTATGTTAGGATCACAAGCCCTAATTGGATATCGAAAATTTGATGGAAGTTTTAAAGCTTACACTTCATCAATAACAAGCTACGCAACTATATTACAAGAGAGTAATATTAGTTTTCCAATTTTTAATCTTTCGGGAATATATTTAAATGGTAGTATGATGATCTTTGCAAGTTTACAACTTCCTAAAAACGTCAGCATGGTTAATCACGTTTGGCAAGAAGGATTGGTTTCTGATGATGGGAGTTTCAGATCACATGCGTTAACCGGATCAAATGTTCAAAGTTTTGGAACTTTGGATTTTAAATCTGGGATTGTTTCTCAAAAGATTGATGGGAAGTTAAAGTCAAGAACCACACTGAAAAAT GTACACGCAATTTTGAATGCAATAAGTTGGGGAACATTGATGCCAATTGGAGTAATACTAGCTCGTCACTTGAAATCATTTGAAGGATTAGGATCAACATGGTTTCACTTGCATAGGGCATGTCAATCTATAGCACTATTAATTGGTACTATTGGTTTTGGCACTGGTTTATACATGGGAAATCATCATCAAGGACTACATAATACTCCACATAGATGTGTTGGAATCACTTTAATGACATTGGCATTGGTTCAAGTTTGTGTTGCTTTTTGTCTTAGGCCAAAGAATGATCACAAGTATAGAATATTGTGGAACATTTTTCATTTGATAGTTGGTTACACAACTGTTGTCTTGGCTATATGGAATGTGTTCAAAGGGTTTGATATTTTGGGAGGTAATTTCATTTGGAGAAATATGTATGGTGCTGTAATTGGATGTTTGGTTTTAGTTGGTTTGATGTTAGAGGTTGTAACTTGGATAAGATTATGGAAGAAGAATAATAAGAGGACAACTCAAGAAATTGGTCTATAA